A genomic segment from Salvia splendens isolate huo1 chromosome 13, SspV2, whole genome shotgun sequence encodes:
- the LOC121762001 gene encoding LRR receptor kinase SERK2-like, whose product MALLPLFTLFLTLLLLPFNSLSQPSPTTLSLLMAIKSSLDPQGLILSSWSPNATDPCNASFVGLACNEQGQIVNITLQGRGLSGKIPPEIGQLKSLSGLYLHFNKLHGVVPAELANLTNLSDLYLNVNNLFGDIPPQIGDMPNLQVLQLCYNKLTGNIPTQLGSLKKLSVLALQSNQLSGAIPASLGNLMMLNRLDLSFNSLFGSIPVKLAVLPLLKVLDIRNNTLSGNVPLDLKRLDEGFQYANNAELCGITFPSLGICSASAQDTNSPKPFGAATSHLPAKDIPESANVQHNGGQQSKKSQSAAVVGLVCLIVAVTVAGLFSFSWYRRQKQRIGSAFDSNDARLSTDQTKEACRRSASPLISLEYSNGWDPLAKRQDVSSFSQEVLESYMFNLDEVESATQYFSEMNLLGKSSFSAIYKGTLRDGSTVAIKCISKISCKSDEADFLKGLKLLTSLKHENLLRLRGFCCSKGRGECFLVYDFVSNGNLLHYLDASAGKALDWPTRKYIIKGIAKGIEYLHKSQSSKPTLVHSNISAEKVLIDQHYNPLLSDSGIHKLLADDIVFSTLKGSAAMGYLAPEYTTTGRFTEKSDVYAFGMIIFQILSGKSRITQLNCHGAEILRFEDFIDANLAGKFKESEAARLGEVALLCTHESPNQRPDIGAVMQELNNIPSSSC is encoded by the exons ATGGCTCTCCTCCCCCTTTTCACACTCTTCCTCACACTGCTCCTCCTTCCATTCAACTCTCTGTCTCAGCCCTCACCAACcactctctctcttctcatGGCCATCAAATCCTCACTAGACCCTCAAGGCCTCATTCTGTCATCATGGTCACCCAATGCTACTGACCCATGCAATGCCTCTTTTGTAGGGCTTGCCTGCAATGAGCAAGGCCAAATTGTCAACATCACCTTGCAAGGAAGAGGGCTGTCTGGAAAAATCCCACCTGAGATTGGCCAACTCAAGAGCTTGAGTGGCTTGTACCTGCACTTCAACAAGCTTCATGGGGTTGTACCTGCTGAGCTTGCTAACTTGACCAACCTCTCAGATCTGTACCTCAATGTCAATAATCTCTTTGGTGACATTCCTCCACAGATTGGTGATATGCCTAATCTTCAAG TGTTGCAGCTCTGTTATAACAAGTTAACTGGCAATATTCCCACacagcttggctctctgaagaaaCTTAGTGTTCTTGCTCTACAGTCCAACCAGTTGAGTGGTGCAATCCCTGCCAGTTTGGGGAATTTGATGATGTTAAATAGGTTGGACTTGAGCTTCAATAGTCTCTTTGGATCGATTCCAGTAAAATTGGCTGTTCTACCATTGCTCAAAGTTCTTGACATccgaaacaatactctctccgGCAATGTACCTCTAG ACTTGAAGAGACTGGATGAAGGTTTCCAGTATGCAAACAATGCAGAACTGTGTGGGATCACTTTTCCTTCTCTTGGAATCTGCAGTGCTTCTGCTCAAGATACCAATAGTCCGAAGCCTTTTGGAGCTGCCACGAGTCATCTGCCTGCGAAAGACATTCCAGAATCGGCCAATGTCCAGCACAATGGAGGGCAACAGTCAAAGAAATCTCAATCTGCAGCTGTAGTTGGATTGGTTTGTCTTATTGTTGCCGTGACTGTGGCAGGGCTGTTCTCATTTTCATGGTATCGTAGGCAGAAGCAGAGAATCGGGAGTGCATTTGATTCTAATGATGCTCGTTTGAGTACTGACCAGACGAAGGAGGCTTGCAGGAGAAGTGCCTCGCCTCTCATCAGCCTGGAGTACTCAAACGGTTGGGATCCTCTAGCCAAGCGCCAAGATGTGAGCAGTTTTTCACAGGAGGTGCTCGAGAGCTATATGTTCAACTTGGATGAAGTTGAGTCTGCGACACAATATTTCTCGGAGATGAACCTGTTGGGGAAGAGCAGCTTCTCGGCCATCTACAAGGGGACACTGAGGGATGGATCCACAGTTGCAATCAAGTGTATCTCGAAGATCAGCTGCAAGTCTGATGAAGCCGACTTTCTCAAAGGACTGAAGCTGCTCACCTCTTTGAAACATGAGAACCTCCTGAGGTTGAGAGGTTTCTGCTGCTCCAAGGGCAGAGGAGAGTGCTTCCTCGTGTATGACTTCGTCTCGAATGGGAACTTGCTGCATTACCTCGATGCAAGTGCAGGGAAGGCTCTTGACTGGCCAACCAGGAAATACATAATCAAAGGAATTGCCAAAG GCATTGAATACTTGCACAAGAGCCAGAGTAGCAAACCTACTTTGGTACATAGCAACATATCAGCCGAGAAGGTGCTAATCGACCAACACTACAACCCGTTACTCTCAGACTCTGGCATTCACAAGCTGTTAGCAGACGACATTGTGTTCTCGACTCTCAAGGGTAGTGCTGCAATGGGGTATCTTGCTCCAGAATACACCACTACAGGGCGGTTCACTGAGAAGAGTGACGTATATGCCTTTGGGATGATCATATTCCAAATTCTGTCTGGAAAAAGTAGAATCACGCAGCTGAACTGCCATGGAGCAGAGATCTTAAGATTTGAAGACTTCATCGATGCAAATCTTGCAGGGAAGTTTAAAGAGTCTGAGGCTGCCAGGCTTGGGGAAGTCGCTCTTCTCTGCACTCATGAATCTCCCAACCAAAGGCCCGACATTGGAGCCGTGATGCAAGAGCTAAACAATATCCCTTCTAGCTCTTGCTGA
- the LOC121762002 gene encoding uncharacterized protein LOC121762002: protein MSFFGGKDPFDHPFFTQPFGGLFGGTHPFVDPFFTSNFGSNSGSRKQISIEELNPYDDGSSVAKPMPKQNLSVKNSDESPSDYQSFSFQRVAYGGPDGIYYTSSVGRRSGGDGVFLTEMKEDNRMVGESLHTISKGIHDKGHSVTTKQSKDGRIDSLETLHNLEEDELAGFQENWKTNAENILPGRSDGFGLLENAGANKGGWEDFGGWGGWPFPSLEYYGNEGESPQPSSRGTSRRIVPVE from the exons ATGTCGTTTTTTGGAGGGAAAGATCCATTTGATCACCCGTTTTTCACTCAGCCTTTCGGTGGCTTGTTTGGTGGGACGCACCCGTTTGTTGATCCATTTTTCACCAGCAATTTTGGTAGTAATTCGGGTTCCCGAAAGCAAATTTCCATTGAAGAGCTGAACCCTTATGATGATGGGAGCAGTGTTGCTAAACCTATGCCTAAACAAAACTTATCTGTTAAGAATTCAGATGAATCCCCATCAG ATTATCAGAGTTTTAGCTTCCAGAGGGTCGCGTATGGTGGTCCCGATGGGATATACTACACCTCCTCTGTTGGGAGGAGGTCTGGGGGAGATGGG GTGTTTCTGACGGAGATGAAAGAAGACAATCGGATGGTTGGTGAATCACTGCATACCATTTCTAAAGGGATACATGATAAG GGGCATTCTGTTACGACCAAACAATCTAAGGATGGCAGAATTGATTCATTGGAAACGCTACACAATTTAGAAGAAG ATGAGCTTGCTGGTTTTCAAGAAAATTGGAAGACTAATGCTGAGAATATTTTGCCTGGACGGAGCGATGGCTTCGGTCTACTTGAGAATGCAG GTGCGAACAAAGGTGGATGGGAGGATTTTGGTGGTTGGGGTGGGTGGCCTTTCCCATCTCTCGAGTATTATGGAAACGAGGGTGAATCTCCTCAGCCATCTTCTCGTGGTACCTCCAGAAGAATCGTCCCTGTAGAGTGA
- the LOC121761485 gene encoding pectinesterase inhibitor 11-like, with translation MRLYLLFLSLLLLAPASARHPAIRRRSRARAFIELQCQTTLYPDLCTRYLSCHVANLSTTPTHQKLAQIALKVTLDRAESTKAYVTEVAKQQELKKAKHYQEIKDCLDQINDGVAQLWNCIKETEMIKEDGVSRDFPWHASNVKTWMSAALTDANMCIYGFSGRAIPGKTKAVIKARVLNLEQMTSVSLALFNRFAARYKSSSSSTHDQP, from the coding sequence ATGAGACTCTATCTCCTTTTCCTCTCCCTCCTCCTACTTGCCCCGGCCTCGGCCCGGCACCCAGCCATCCGCAGGCGGTCCCGGGCCAGGGCCTTCATCGAGCTACAATGCCAAACAACGCTATACCCCGACCTATGCACCCGCTACCTCTCATGCCACGTGGCCAACCTCTCGACAACCCCAACTCACCAAAAACTCGCCCAAATCGCACTCAAGGTAACCCTAGACCGGGCCGAGTCGACCAAAGCCTACGTGACCGAGGTGGCCAAGCAACAAGAGCTGAAGAAGGCGAAGCACTACCAAGAGATCAAAGACTGCTTGGATCAGATCAACGACGGCGTGGCGCAGCTGTGGAATTGCATCAAGGAGACGGAGATGATAAAGGAAGATGGGGTGAGCAGAGACTTCCCATGGCATGCTAGCAATGTGAAGACATGGATGAGCGCTGCTCTGACAGATGCAAACATGTGTATTTACGGGTTCTCGGGCCGGGCCATACCCGGGAAGACGAAGGCGGTTATTAAGGCTAGGGTTTTGAATCTTGAGCAGATGACTAGTGTTTCTTTGGCTTTGTTTAATAGATTTGCTGCGAGGTATAAGTCCTCTAGTTCTTCTACTCATGATCAACCTTAA